The following proteins are encoded in a genomic region of Ostrea edulis chromosome 7, xbOstEdul1.1, whole genome shotgun sequence:
- the LOC125655894 gene encoding uncharacterized protein LOC125655894: MAYSTKSISFLRLSTLLLDPGTRVVCRKLDLKITDTGLTFVQFINNRKHDLFHLYKNLLCCSCSFTNRRVSGGKIVITAKQWQHIFIRSRTKCNSRKQECSCLYDANPNAKVEDLDISFCVCLLIHLCPLSPAEEQDLKNLRDQRNDYFAHAKTPKVDTKNFSKMFQKVTSAIESIAYSCGHGTWKEFTEIIQQIKKDPVLDQDCLKISNLSLLYQSNEFTQEEIQEIKSSMERSQDKLNEMHRDVTEIKEMLQTQSVIPRCMIQKTNDVVANQPETQKASMEMRKAKQLDSKDDSSHSVKHRTKTRPCYVKRESSRTLPARIKDQGIIPGSLNDEKAICFDDLKSEEQHLLSRFIEECKTGDPQQVSSIANDLPQDCKLIHIRDQIGYRAIHHAAHRNGTEALDIIKELISRGAKPIDTTSDGMTILHIACKTGNLKICEFFIQMSEDPEILNQEDTNGWNGLLYAACFGHTDIVKFLASQYRKVNLKSSQTNVNILHLACLGCHIETCKYIMRTFPEIVHEVDHEGRTVAHYTARGGETKIMNEVLKRFRKTRKQFQRPSKGNRNPLHIACLYGNVEMCRKIISKFPFMLHETDDEGLHAVHYAAVGGHVKVMELLMEFLRDKIQDFCISATRDINILQMACVYGKIKMWCFITEKFPKLISAQNTDGWTIIHDAARSGNVAVLKILADDKKLDLDSITDSLERTALHIGCLYGKYEVCEFLVSKYPSMMNMKDVDGCRPVVLAAAGGNLDILKLLLENDSETPVTNTSQFTILHAAYLSSSYPIINFIEEKYPELKTKKDQYGRTPIDIGNSVENFEMKCLPTESARSKLSKTDESTYI, from the exons ATGGCATATTCCACAAAAAGCATCAGTTTCCTGAGATTGAGTACTCTCCTTCTGGATCCGGGTACCAGAGTCGTTTGCCGGAAACTAGACTTAAAGATTACAGACACTGGACTAACATTTGTGCAATTCATAAACAACAGAAAGCATGACCTTTTTCATCTTTACAAGAATTTGTTATGTTGCTCATGCAGCTTTACAAATAGAAGGGTTTCTggtgggaaaattgtcattacTGCTAAACAATGGCAACACATTTTCATTCGAAGCAGAACAAAATGCAACAGTCGGAAACAAGAATGTAGTTGTTTGTATGACGCAAATCCAAACGCAAAAGTAGAAGATCTGGACATTTCCTTTTGTGTCTGTTTACTCATTCATTTGTGTCCACTTTCCCCAGCTGAAGAACAGGATCTGAAAAATTTACGTGATCAAAGAAACGATTATTTTGCACATGCCAAAACACCCAAAGTAGATACGAAAAATTTCAGTAAGATGTTTCAAAAAGTTACCTCTGCAATAGAAAGTATAGCATATTCATGTGGACATGGCACATGGAAAGAGTTCACAGAAATAATTCAACAAATCAAAAAAGACCCTGTCCTCGACCAAGATTGCTTAAAGATTTCTAATCTTTCTTTGCTTTACCAATCAAATGAATTCACCCAAGAAGAAATTCAAGAGATCAAAAGTTCCATGGAACGGTCACAAGATAAATTAAATGAGATGCACAGAGATGTCACTGAAATAAAGGAAATGCTG CAAACTCAAAGTGTAATACCTAGATGTATGATTCAGAAGACCAATG ATGTTGTTGCAAATCAACCAGAAACCCAAAAAGCATCAATGGAGATGCGTAAAGCGAAACAATTAG ATTCGAAAGATGATTCCAGTCACTCTGTAAAGCACAGAACAAAAACAAGACCATGTTATGTCAAACGTGAGAGCAGTAGAACACTGCCTGCAAGAATAAAGGACCAGGGTATTATACCAG GTTCCCTCAATGACGAAAAAGCTATATGTTTTGACGACTTGAAATCAGAGGAACAACATTTACTATCACGTTTTATCGAGGAATGCAAAACTGGAGATCCTCAGCAGGTGTCATCGATTGCAAATGACTTACCACAGGATTGTAAATTGATACACATAAGGGATCAAATCGGATACCGTGCTATTCATCATGCTGCACACAGAAATGGAACCGAAGCGCTTGATATTATTAAAGAATTGATTTCTCGTGGTGCAAAACCCATTGATACAACATCTGATGGAATGACAATCTTGCATATTGCCTGTAAAACTGGgaatttaaagatttgtgaatttttcattcaaatgtcaGAAGATCCTGAAATATTGAATCAAGAAGACACAAATGGATGGAATGGCCTTCTCTATGCTGCATGTTTTGGACACACTGACATTGTAAAGTTCCTGGCGAGTCAATATCGGAAGGTGAATTTAAAATCCTCACAAACCAACGTCAATATTCTTCACCTTGCTTGCCTGGGTTGTCACATTGAAACATGCAAGTACATAATGAGAACATTTCCTGAAATTGTTCATGAAGTGGACCATGAGGGACGGACAGTGGCGCATTACACAGCCCGCGGAGGAGAAACAAAAATTATGAATGAAGTTCTGAAAAGATTTCGGAAGACACGAAAACAATTTCAGAGACCATCGAAAGGTAACAGAAATCCACTACATATTGCCTGTTTATATGGTAACGTTGAAATGTGTagaaaaatcatttcaaagtttCCATTCATGCTTCATGAGACAGATGATGAAGGCTTACACGCAGTTCACTACGCAGCAGTAGGGGGTCATGTTAAAGTGATGGAACTGTTGATGGAATTTCTTCGTGATAAAATACAAGATTTCTGTATATCAGCGACACGTGATATTAATATTTTGCAAATGGCATGCGTTTATGGCAAAATCAAAATGTGGTGTTTCATTACTGAAAAGTTTCCAAAGTTAATTTCTGCACAGAATACAGATGGATGGACGATTATTCACGACGCTGCCCGATCAGGAAATGTAGCTGTCTTGAAAATACTGGCAGACGACAAAAAATTGGATTTAGATAGTATTACAGATTCGTTAGAGAGAACAGCTTTGCACATTGGATGTCTATATGGAAAATATGAAGTTTGCGAGTTCCTCGTTTCAAAATATCCAAGCATGATGAATATGAAGGATGTCGATGGCTGCCGACCAGTTGTTCTAGCTGCTGCGGGAGGAAATCTCGATATCTTAAAGCTTCTTCTAGAGAATGATTCAGAGACCCCTGTCACCAATACCAGTCAGTTTACCATATTACATGCGGCTTATCTTTCGTCTAGTTATCCGATTATCAATTTCATCGAAGAAAAATACCCTGAGCTTAAAACGAAAAAGGACCAATATGGAAGAACGCCTATTGACATTGGTAATAGCgttgaaaactttgaaatgaaatgCTTACCCACAGAATCTGCCAGAAGCAAGCTGTCAAAGACAGATGAAAGCACTTACATCTAA
- the LOC130048079 gene encoding uncharacterized protein LOC130048079, which produces MFIYSTKTTIAAALYCVYPHAASMTIIEWNMKNRFIHIFILICLLLLTDAETRCYYKNITDIYGYYHRYYCVTNVNPGIIAGVFISLVLIIAGIIGFIVFRCRRRRDGEKAPLINH; this is translated from the exons ATGTTTATATATAGCACGAAAACCACGATAGCTGCCGCGTTGTATTGTGTATACCCACATGCCGCTTCTATG ACTATCATTGAATGGAATATGAAGAACAGattcatacatatatttattctcATCTGTCTACTATTACTTACAG ATGCAGAGACAAGATGTtactacaaaaacatcacaGATATATACGGATATTACCATCGATATTACTGTGTAAC AAATGTCAATCCGGGAATAATAGCGGGTGTCTTTATAAGTCTCGTCCTGATCATTGCTGGTATCATCGGATTTATCGTCTTCAGATGCAGGAGACGACGAGACGGAGAGAAAGCTCCATTAATCAATCATTGA